The following proteins come from a genomic window of Streptomyces sp. NBC_00539:
- a CDS encoding phosphoglycerate kinase, with amino-acid sequence MKTIDELLAEGVLGKRVFVRADLNVPLAGTEITDDGRIRAVQPTIAKLAEAGARVIVASHLGRPKGAPDPAFSLAPAAERLGELLGTDVAFATDTVGPSARETVASLADGQVAVIENLRFNAGETSKDDAERGAFADQLAELADLYVGDGFGAVHRKHASVFDLPARLPHAAGYLIATEVGVLKKLTDEVKRPYVVVLGGAKVSDKLAVIDQLLGKADRILIGGGMAYTFLYAKGFEVGISLLQKDQVDVVKEYMARAEKSGVELVLPVDILASADFPDLKGKTPADFITVDADKIPADKEGLDIGPKTRELYASKIADAETVFWNGPVGVFEHPDYAGGTRAIAQALVDSDAFTVVGGGDSAAAVRTLGFDENAFGHISTGGGASLEYLEGKTLPGLAALEV; translated from the coding sequence ATGAAGACGATCGACGAACTTCTCGCCGAGGGCGTCTTGGGCAAGCGGGTCTTCGTCCGCGCGGACCTCAACGTGCCGCTCGCCGGCACCGAGATCACCGACGACGGGCGCATCCGCGCCGTCCAGCCGACCATCGCCAAGCTCGCCGAAGCCGGCGCCCGCGTGATCGTCGCCTCGCACCTGGGCCGTCCCAAGGGCGCCCCGGACCCGGCGTTCTCGCTGGCCCCCGCCGCCGAGCGGCTCGGTGAGCTGCTCGGCACGGACGTCGCGTTCGCCACCGACACCGTCGGCCCGTCCGCCAGGGAGACCGTCGCGTCCCTCGCCGACGGCCAGGTCGCCGTCATCGAGAACCTGCGCTTCAACGCCGGCGAGACCTCGAAGGACGACGCCGAGCGCGGCGCCTTCGCCGACCAGCTCGCAGAGCTCGCCGACCTCTACGTCGGCGACGGCTTCGGCGCCGTCCACCGCAAGCACGCGTCGGTCTTCGACCTGCCCGCGCGCCTGCCCCACGCGGCCGGCTACCTCATCGCCACCGAGGTCGGCGTCCTCAAGAAGCTGACCGACGAGGTCAAGCGCCCGTACGTGGTCGTACTCGGCGGCGCCAAGGTCTCCGACAAGCTCGCCGTCATCGACCAGCTGCTCGGCAAGGCCGACCGCATCCTCATCGGCGGCGGCATGGCGTACACCTTCCTCTACGCCAAGGGCTTCGAGGTCGGCATCTCCCTGCTCCAGAAGGACCAGGTGGACGTCGTCAAGGAGTACATGGCCCGGGCCGAGAAGAGCGGCGTCGAGCTGGTCCTGCCGGTCGACATCCTCGCGTCCGCGGACTTCCCCGACCTCAAGGGCAAGACCCCGGCCGACTTCATCACCGTCGACGCGGACAAGATCCCCGCCGACAAGGAGGGTCTGGACATCGGTCCCAAGACCCGTGAGCTGTACGCGTCGAAGATCGCCGACGCGGAGACCGTGTTCTGGAACGGTCCCGTGGGCGTCTTCGAGCACCCCGACTACGCCGGAGGCACCCGCGCGATCGCGCAGGCCCTCGTCGACAGCGACGCGTTCACCGTCGTCGGCGGCGGGGACTCCGCCGCCGCGGTGCGCACGCTCGGCTTCGACGAGAACGCTTTCGGCCACATCTCGACCGGTGGCGGCGCCTCCCTCGAATACCTCGAGGGCAAGACGCTCCCCGGCCTCGCCGCACTGGAGGTCTGA
- the whiA gene encoding DNA-binding protein WhiA yields MAMTPAVKDEISRLPVTRTCCRKAEVSAILRFAGGLHLVSGRIVIEAELDTGIAARRLRKDILEIFGHSSDLVVMAPGGLRRGSRFVVRVVAGGDQLARQTGLVDGRGRPIRGLPPQVVSGATCDAEAAWRGAFLAHGSLTEPGRSSSLEVTCPGPEAALALVGAARRLSIAAKAREVRGVDRVVVRDGDAIGALLTRLGAHESVLAWEERRMRREVRATANRLANFDDANLRRSARAAVAAGARVQRALEILGEEVPEHLAAAGRLRMEHKQASLEELGALADPPLTKDAVAGRIRRLLAMADKRAQDLGIPGTESNLDLSEELADNMAG; encoded by the coding sequence ATGGCGATGACGCCCGCGGTGAAGGATGAGATCTCCCGCCTCCCCGTCACCCGGACCTGCTGCAGGAAGGCCGAGGTCTCGGCGATCCTTCGGTTCGCGGGCGGGCTGCACCTGGTGAGCGGCCGCATCGTCATCGAGGCGGAGCTCGATACCGGCATCGCCGCCCGGCGCCTGCGCAAGGACATCCTGGAGATCTTCGGGCACTCCTCGGACCTGGTGGTGATGGCCCCGGGCGGGCTGCGCCGCGGCAGCCGCTTCGTCGTCCGGGTCGTGGCCGGCGGGGACCAGCTGGCCCGCCAGACCGGCCTGGTGGACGGGCGCGGCCGCCCCATCCGGGGTCTGCCCCCGCAAGTGGTCTCCGGGGCCACCTGCGACGCCGAGGCGGCCTGGCGCGGCGCCTTCCTGGCCCACGGCTCGCTCACCGAGCCGGGCCGGTCCTCCTCCCTGGAGGTCACCTGCCCGGGACCGGAGGCCGCCCTGGCCCTGGTGGGCGCCGCCCGCAGGCTCTCGATCGCCGCGAAGGCGCGCGAGGTGCGCGGGGTGGACCGGGTCGTGGTCCGCGACGGCGACGCGATCGGCGCGCTGCTGACCCGGCTGGGTGCCCACGAGTCGGTTCTGGCGTGGGAGGAGCGGCGGATGCGGCGCGAGGTGCGCGCCACCGCCAACCGCCTCGCGAACTTCGACGACGCCAACCTGCGCCGCTCGGCGCGGGCCGCGGTGGCCGCCGGAGCGCGCGTGCAGCGCGCGCTGGAGATCCTCGGCGAGGAGGTCCCCGAGCACCTCGCCGCGGCCGGCCGGCTGCGCATGGAGCACAAGCAGGCCTCCCTCGAGGAGCTGGGCGCGCTCGCCGACCCGCCGCTGACCAAGGACGCGGTCGCGGGCCGGATCCGGCGGCTGCTGGCGATGGCCGACAAGCGGGCGCAGGACCTGGGCATCCCGGGCACGGAGTCGAACCTCGACCTCAGCGAGGAACTGGCCGACAACATGGCCGGCTGA
- the rapZ gene encoding RNase adapter RapZ, producing the protein MTERPANDHAANEAAANAADQNDTEYDRDGAQVSTGTTVEPGETAEAAIPELVIISGMSGAGRSTAAKCLEDLGWFVVDNLPPALIPTMVELGARSQGNVARIAVVVDVRGRQFFDALRESLADLESRGVTRRIVFLESSDDALVRRFESVRRPHPLQGDGRIVDGIAAERDLLRELRGDADLVIDTSSLNVHELRAKMDARFAGDEEPELRATVMSFGYKYGLPVDADLVVDCRFIPNPHWVPELRPFTGLNPEVSGYVFSQPGAKEFLDRYTELLQLIATGYRREGKRYVTIAVGCTGGKHRSVAMSEKLAARLASEGVETVVVHRDMGRE; encoded by the coding sequence ATGACCGAGCGACCGGCGAACGACCACGCGGCGAACGAAGCCGCGGCGAACGCAGCTGACCAGAACGACACCGAGTACGACCGAGACGGAGCACAGGTGAGTACGGGCACGACAGTGGAGCCCGGCGAGACCGCCGAGGCGGCCATCCCCGAGCTGGTGATCATCTCCGGGATGTCCGGGGCCGGCCGCAGTACCGCGGCCAAGTGCCTGGAGGACCTCGGCTGGTTCGTCGTGGACAACCTCCCGCCGGCGCTGATCCCCACCATGGTGGAGCTCGGCGCCCGCTCGCAGGGCAACGTGGCGCGCATCGCCGTCGTCGTGGACGTCCGCGGCCGCCAGTTCTTCGACGCCCTGCGCGAGTCCCTCGCCGACCTGGAGTCCCGCGGGGTCACCCGCCGCATCGTCTTCCTGGAGTCCTCCGACGACGCGCTGGTCCGCCGCTTCGAGTCGGTCCGCCGCCCGCACCCCCTCCAGGGCGACGGGCGCATCGTCGACGGCATCGCCGCCGAGCGCGACCTGCTGCGCGAGCTGCGCGGTGACGCCGACCTCGTCATCGACACCTCCAGCCTGAACGTGCACGAGCTGCGCGCCAAGATGGACGCCCGGTTCGCGGGTGACGAGGAGCCCGAGCTGCGGGCCACCGTCATGTCCTTCGGCTACAAGTACGGCCTCCCCGTCGACGCCGACCTCGTCGTCGACTGCCGGTTCATCCCCAACCCGCACTGGGTCCCGGAGCTGCGCCCCTTCACCGGGCTCAACCCGGAGGTGTCGGGGTACGTGTTCAGCCAGCCCGGCGCCAAGGAGTTCCTCGACCGGTACACCGAGCTGCTCCAGCTCATCGCCACCGGCTACCGCCGTGAGGGCAAGCGGTACGTGACCATCGCGGTCGGCTGCACGGGCGGCAAGCACCGCAGCGTGGCCATGTCCGAGAAGCTCGCGGCCCGCCTCGCCTCCGAGGGAGTAGAGACCGTCGTCGTCCACCGGGACATGGGGCGCGAGTGA
- the gap gene encoding type I glyceraldehyde-3-phosphate dehydrogenase has protein sequence MTIRVGINGFGRIGRNYFRALLEQGADIEIVGVNDLTDNATLVHLLKYDTILGRLKAEVSHTDDTITVNGNTFKTFAERDPANLPWGELGADIVIESTGIFTKKADAAKHIAAGAKKVLISAPAKDEDITIVMGVNQDKYDAANHHVISNASCTTNCVAPMAKVLDENFGIVKGMMTTVHAYTNDQRILDFPHSDLRRARAAAENIIPTSTGAAKATALVLPQLKGKLDGMAMRVPVPTGSVTDLVLELSRETTKEEINAAFQKAAEGQLKGILDYTEDAIVSSDIVNWPASCTFDASLTMVQDGNQVKVIGWYDNEWGYSNRLVDLTVFVGGQL, from the coding sequence GTGACGATCCGCGTAGGCATCAATGGTTTTGGTCGTATTGGCCGCAACTACTTCCGGGCGCTCCTTGAGCAGGGAGCGGACATCGAGATCGTCGGTGTCAACGACCTGACTGACAACGCCACTCTGGTGCACCTGCTCAAGTACGACACCATCCTCGGCCGCCTCAAGGCCGAGGTCTCCCACACCGACGACACCATCACCGTCAACGGCAACACCTTCAAGACGTTCGCCGAGCGCGACCCCGCCAACCTGCCCTGGGGCGAGCTGGGCGCCGACATCGTCATCGAGTCGACCGGCATCTTCACCAAGAAGGCCGACGCCGCCAAGCACATCGCGGCCGGCGCGAAGAAGGTCCTCATCTCGGCCCCGGCCAAGGACGAGGACATCACGATCGTGATGGGTGTCAACCAGGACAAGTACGACGCGGCCAACCACCACGTCATCTCCAACGCCTCCTGCACCACCAACTGCGTGGCACCGATGGCCAAGGTCCTCGACGAGAACTTCGGCATCGTCAAGGGCATGATGACGACGGTCCACGCGTACACCAACGACCAGCGCATCCTCGACTTCCCGCACTCGGACCTGCGCCGCGCCCGTGCCGCCGCCGAGAACATCATCCCGACCTCGACCGGTGCCGCCAAGGCCACCGCGCTGGTCCTCCCGCAGCTCAAGGGCAAGCTGGACGGGATGGCCATGCGCGTGCCGGTGCCGACGGGCTCGGTCACCGACCTCGTCCTGGAGCTCTCCCGCGAGACCACCAAGGAAGAGATCAACGCGGCGTTCCAGAAGGCCGCCGAGGGTCAGCTCAAGGGCATCCTCGACTACACCGAGGACGCGATCGTCTCCTCCGACATCGTGAACTGGCCCGCGTCCTGCACCTTCGACGCGTCCCTGACGATGGTTCAGGACGGCAACCAGGTCAAGGTCATCGGCTGGTACGACAACGAGTGGGGCTACTCCAACCGCCTCGTCGACCTGACGGTGTTCGTCGGCGGTCAGCTCTGA
- the uvrC gene encoding excinuclease ABC subunit UvrC yields the protein MADPSSYRPQPGQVPESPGVYKFRDEHRRVIYVGKAKSLRQRLASYFQDVANLHPRTATMVTTAASVEWTVVSTEVEALQLEYSWIKEFDPRFNVKYRDDKSYPSLAVTMNEEYPRVQVMRGPKKKGVRYFGPYGHAWAIRETVDLMLRVFPVRTCSAGVFKRSAQIGRPCLLGYIGKCSAPCVGRVTPEEHRELAGDFCDFMAGRTGTYLSRLEKDMHEAAEEMEYEKAARLRDDIGALRRAMEKNAVVLADATDADLIAVAEDELEAAVQIFHVRGGRVRGQRGWVTDKVEAVDTAGLVEHALQQLYGEEKGEAVPKEVLVPALPEDTPVLGQWLAERRGSQVSLRIPQRGDKKALMETVHRNAQQSLALHKTKRAADLTTRSRALEEIAEALELDGAPLRIECFDISHLQGDDVVASMVVFEDGLARKSEYRRFQIKSFEGQDDVRSMHEVVSRRFRRYLQEKLKTGEWSPEDGETNGPEEDDGRPKRFAYPPQLVVVDGGRPQVTAAKRALEELGIDDVAVCGLAKRLEEVWLPGEDDPVVLPRTSEGLYLLQRVRDEAHRFAIQYQRNKRGKRFKAGPLDEVPGLGESRKQALIKHFGSVKKLRAATIDQICEVPGIGRKTAETVAAALAQAVPARPAVNMATGEIIEDESERGTTP from the coding sequence ATGGCCGACCCCTCCAGCTACCGCCCCCAGCCGGGGCAGGTCCCCGAGTCCCCGGGCGTCTACAAGTTCCGCGACGAGCACCGCCGGGTGATCTACGTCGGGAAGGCCAAGAGCCTGCGCCAACGCCTGGCCAGCTACTTCCAGGACGTCGCGAACCTGCACCCCCGTACCGCCACCATGGTGACGACCGCCGCCTCCGTCGAATGGACCGTCGTCTCCACCGAGGTCGAGGCGCTCCAGCTCGAATACTCCTGGATCAAGGAGTTCGACCCCCGGTTCAACGTCAAGTACCGGGACGACAAGAGCTACCCCTCCCTCGCCGTGACGATGAACGAGGAGTACCCCCGGGTCCAGGTCATGCGCGGCCCCAAGAAGAAGGGCGTGCGCTACTTCGGGCCCTACGGCCACGCCTGGGCGATCCGCGAGACCGTCGACCTGATGCTCCGGGTGTTCCCCGTGCGGACCTGCTCCGCCGGGGTGTTCAAGCGGTCCGCCCAGATCGGCCGGCCCTGCCTGCTCGGCTACATCGGCAAGTGCTCCGCCCCCTGCGTCGGCCGCGTCACCCCCGAGGAGCACCGCGAACTCGCCGGGGACTTCTGCGACTTCATGGCGGGACGCACCGGCACCTACCTCTCCCGCCTGGAGAAGGACATGCACGAGGCGGCCGAGGAGATGGAGTACGAGAAGGCCGCCCGGCTGCGCGACGACATAGGGGCCCTGCGCCGGGCCATGGAGAAGAACGCCGTCGTGCTCGCCGACGCCACCGACGCCGACCTCATCGCGGTCGCCGAGGACGAGCTGGAAGCCGCCGTGCAGATCTTCCACGTGCGCGGCGGCCGGGTCCGCGGCCAGCGCGGATGGGTCACCGACAAGGTGGAGGCCGTCGACACGGCGGGCCTGGTCGAGCACGCCCTCCAGCAGCTGTACGGCGAGGAGAAGGGCGAGGCCGTCCCCAAGGAGGTGCTGGTGCCCGCCCTGCCCGAGGACACGCCGGTGCTCGGCCAGTGGCTCGCCGAGCGGCGCGGTTCGCAGGTCAGCCTGCGCATCCCACAGCGCGGGGACAAGAAGGCCCTCATGGAGACCGTCCACCGCAACGCGCAGCAGTCCCTCGCCCTGCACAAGACCAAGCGGGCCGCCGACCTCACCACCCGCTCCCGCGCCCTGGAGGAGATCGCCGAGGCCCTGGAGCTGGACGGCGCGCCGCTGCGCATCGAGTGCTTCGACATCTCGCACCTCCAGGGCGACGACGTCGTGGCCTCCATGGTCGTCTTCGAGGACGGTCTGGCCCGCAAGAGCGAGTACCGGCGCTTCCAGATCAAGTCGTTCGAAGGGCAGGACGACGTCCGCTCCATGCACGAGGTGGTCTCCCGGCGCTTCAGGCGCTACCTCCAGGAGAAGTTGAAGACGGGCGAGTGGTCCCCGGAAGACGGGGAGACGAACGGCCCCGAAGAGGACGACGGGCGCCCCAAGCGCTTCGCGTACCCGCCGCAGCTCGTCGTGGTCGACGGCGGCCGGCCGCAGGTCACCGCAGCCAAGCGGGCCCTGGAGGAGCTGGGGATCGACGACGTGGCGGTGTGCGGCCTCGCCAAGCGGCTGGAGGAGGTGTGGCTGCCCGGCGAGGACGACCCGGTGGTGCTGCCCCGCACCAGCGAGGGCCTCTACCTGCTCCAGCGGGTGCGTGACGAAGCCCACCGCTTCGCCATCCAGTACCAGCGCAACAAGCGCGGAAAGCGGTTCAAGGCGGGCCCGCTGGACGAGGTGCCCGGTCTCGGCGAGAGCCGCAAGCAGGCCCTGATCAAGCACTTCGGTTCGGTGAAGAAGCTGAGAGCGGCGACAATCGACCAGATCTGCGAGGTCCCCGGCATAGGCCGCAAGACGGCCGAGACCGTGGCCGCCGCGCTCGCCCAGGCCGTCCCCGCCCGTCCTGCCGTCAACATGGCGACAGGAGAGATCATCGAAGACGAGTCCGAACGGGGGACAACGCCATGA
- a CDS encoding M14 family metallopeptidase, producing the protein MRHRARSILAASALVIGTTLAASPVAAHARPAADGGAGPASDEVRVYDADLTKEQIPLVLAAGQDAHELAAHPPESGTAKAELFLTAGQAGGLAAQGVKIAERKTAPSARAEAPGDGVFRPYSGKGGLQEEILATARANPSLTKVVSIGKTVRGKDILALKVTKDAKKTKDGAKPSVLYMSNQHAREWITPEMTRRLMHRTLDTYGKDQRITKLVDSTELWFLLSANPDGYDYTHAPDGQRLWRKNLRDNDGDGKITAVDGVDPNRNFAYRWGYDDEGSSESPSSETYRGPKANSEPETVALDAFEKRVGFAYAINYHSAAELLLYGVGWQVATPTPDDVAYKALAGTPEHSAIPGYYPQVSSELYTTNGEADGHAANVNGVMMFTPEMSTCQTASAVDPGDRWKPEDCRSVFNFPDDEKLIQAEFAKNVPFALSVAESAAHPDRPVSSVGLSAADFTVDPFTTSYVQRGEDQTVSVTARKALRDKQLKFRVNGGRTHDDGLKAWKGGEVYGGDDNNWFDEYRAKVDGAEPGDKVEVWFTGRDRGREISSEHFTYTVAERPRDADVLVIAEEGAKATHAEEYVAALRANGKKAAVWDVATQGVPHHLGVLSHFRTAVHYTGAKSPGGDTQLAVRDFLNEGGKLIEAGELAGGNAQVGRAATDDFSQYYLGAYGRADVSGPTAFTGAGALSGAKAALGNAADNPLDHPGSYSVTSQTLPPARFPQFKSAQAGQYDGVVNPYAPYAGTGMASATHEDNEWKRLTRTIDLTGVTAADRPQLKAALNWNTEPGYDHAVLEAHTVGAEDWTTLPEAGGLSSTAVPAECEAGFFINGHPFLRHYLDLTAGGCTPHGSSGAWNSFTGSSGGWKQVSFDLSAYAGKSVEVSLSYITDGGAGGRGVFADEARLNVGGADRAVEGFETSLGAWTAQGAPAGSPVVPGDWYRSGELFKSYAAVTTRDTVLLGFGLEHVPTASDRAVLVGRALRSLNH; encoded by the coding sequence ATGAGGCACCGCGCGAGATCGATCCTCGCCGCTAGCGCACTCGTCATCGGAACCACACTCGCCGCCTCACCCGTAGCGGCGCACGCCCGGCCCGCGGCGGACGGCGGAGCCGGACCGGCCTCCGACGAGGTCCGGGTCTACGACGCCGACCTCACCAAGGAACAGATCCCGCTCGTCCTCGCCGCCGGCCAGGACGCCCACGAACTGGCCGCGCACCCGCCCGAGAGCGGGACGGCGAAGGCCGAACTGTTCCTCACCGCGGGGCAGGCAGGGGGACTCGCCGCACAAGGCGTCAAGATCGCCGAGCGCAAGACCGCCCCGAGCGCCCGCGCCGAAGCCCCTGGGGACGGCGTCTTCCGCCCGTACAGCGGCAAGGGCGGCCTCCAGGAGGAGATCCTCGCCACCGCGCGGGCCAACCCGTCCCTCACCAAGGTCGTCTCCATCGGCAAGACCGTCCGGGGCAAGGACATCCTCGCCCTGAAGGTCACCAAGGACGCCAAGAAGACCAAGGACGGCGCCAAGCCCTCGGTGCTCTACATGTCCAACCAGCACGCCCGCGAGTGGATCACCCCCGAGATGACCCGGCGGCTGATGCACCGGACGCTGGACACCTACGGCAAGGACCAGCGCATCACCAAGCTGGTGGACTCCACCGAACTGTGGTTCCTGCTCTCCGCCAACCCCGACGGCTACGACTACACGCACGCCCCCGACGGGCAGCGGCTGTGGCGCAAGAACCTGCGCGACAACGACGGCGACGGCAAGATCACCGCCGTCGACGGGGTCGACCCGAACCGGAACTTCGCCTACAGGTGGGGGTACGACGACGAGGGCTCCTCCGAGAGCCCGTCGAGCGAGACCTACCGCGGCCCGAAGGCGAACTCCGAGCCCGAGACCGTCGCCCTGGACGCCTTCGAGAAGCGCGTCGGCTTCGCGTACGCGATCAACTACCACTCGGCCGCCGAGCTGCTGCTCTACGGGGTGGGCTGGCAGGTCGCCACCCCCACCCCCGACGACGTGGCCTACAAGGCGCTCGCCGGCACCCCCGAGCACTCGGCCATCCCCGGCTACTACCCCCAGGTGTCCTCCGAGCTCTACACCACCAACGGCGAGGCCGACGGCCACGCGGCCAACGTCAACGGCGTCATGATGTTCACGCCGGAGATGAGCACCTGCCAGACGGCGTCCGCCGTCGATCCCGGCGACCGGTGGAAGCCCGAGGACTGCCGGTCCGTCTTCAACTTCCCCGACGACGAGAAGCTCATCCAGGCCGAGTTCGCCAAGAACGTCCCCTTCGCGCTGTCGGTCGCCGAGAGCGCCGCGCACCCGGACCGGCCGGTGTCCTCCGTCGGCCTGAGCGCCGCCGACTTCACCGTGGACCCCTTCACCACCTCCTACGTGCAGCGCGGCGAGGACCAGACCGTCTCCGTCACCGCCCGCAAGGCGCTGCGGGACAAGCAGCTCAAGTTCCGCGTCAACGGCGGCCGCACCCACGACGACGGGCTCAAGGCCTGGAAGGGCGGCGAGGTCTACGGCGGCGACGACAACAACTGGTTCGACGAGTACCGGGCCAAGGTGGACGGCGCCGAGCCGGGCGACAAGGTCGAGGTCTGGTTCACCGGCCGCGACCGGGGCAGGGAGATCTCCAGCGAGCACTTCACCTACACGGTGGCCGAACGGCCGCGCGACGCCGACGTCCTCGTGATCGCCGAGGAAGGCGCCAAGGCCACCCACGCCGAGGAGTACGTCGCCGCCCTGCGCGCCAACGGCAAGAAGGCGGCCGTCTGGGACGTCGCCACCCAGGGCGTCCCGCACCACCTCGGGGTGCTCTCCCACTTCCGCACGGCCGTCCACTACACCGGGGCCAAGAGCCCCGGCGGCGACACCCAGCTCGCGGTGCGCGACTTCCTCAACGAGGGCGGCAAACTCATCGAGGCCGGCGAGCTGGCGGGCGGCAACGCCCAGGTCGGCCGCGCCGCCACCGACGACTTCAGCCAGTACTACCTCGGCGCCTACGGCCGGGCCGACGTCAGCGGGCCCACCGCCTTCACCGGCGCGGGCGCCCTCAGCGGAGCCAAGGCAGCCCTCGGGAACGCGGCGGACAACCCGCTGGACCACCCCGGTTCCTACTCCGTGACCTCGCAAACCCTGCCACCGGCGCGGTTCCCGCAGTTCAAGAGCGCGCAGGCGGGCCAGTACGACGGGGTCGTGAACCCGTACGCCCCCTACGCGGGCACCGGGATGGCCTCGGCCACCCACGAGGACAACGAGTGGAAGCGGCTGACCCGCACCATCGACCTCACCGGCGTCACGGCCGCCGACCGGCCGCAGCTCAAGGCGGCCCTCAACTGGAACACCGAGCCGGGGTACGACCACGCCGTCCTGGAGGCGCACACCGTCGGGGCGGAGGACTGGACCACGCTGCCCGAGGCCGGCGGCCTCAGCAGCACCGCGGTCCCCGCCGAGTGCGAGGCCGGGTTCTTCATCAACGGACACCCCTTCCTGCGCCATTACCTCGACCTGACGGCCGGCGGCTGCACGCCGCACGGCAGCAGCGGGGCGTGGAACAGCTTCACCGGCTCCTCGGGCGGCTGGAAGCAGGTCTCCTTCGACCTGAGCGCCTACGCCGGAAAGTCCGTCGAGGTCTCGCTGTCCTACATCACCGACGGCGGGGCGGGCGGCCGCGGCGTCTTCGCCGACGAGGCGAGGCTGAACGTCGGCGGGGCGGACCGGGCCGTCGAGGGCTTCGAGACCTCGCTGGGGGCGTGGACGGCGCAGGGCGCACCGGCCGGGAGCCCCGTCGTCCCGGGTGATTGGTACAGGTCCGGGGAGCTCTTCAAGTCCTACGCCGCTGTCACTACGCGTGACACGGTCCTGCTCGGATTCGGCCTGGAACACGTCCCGACGGCGTCCGACCGTGCCGTACTCGTCGGTAGGGCACTCCGTTCACTGAACCACTGA
- a CDS encoding gluconeogenesis factor YvcK family protein produces MTGRSLRLRRLRRLAPGRGEDGAGRTGRRAAAKVVAPKVVALGGGMGLSASLAALRRITGELTAVVTVADDGGSSGRLREELGVLPPGDLRKALAALCGDDEWGQTWARVIQHRFQSAGDLHEHAVGNLLIVALWEQLGDPVQALDLVGKLLGAQGRVLPMSAVPLELQALVKGHDPARPQDVDTVRGQATVALTPGEVLSVQVVPGDPPAVPEAVAAVLDADWVVLGPGSWFSSVIPHLLVPELLDALITTKARRVLSLNLAPQPGETEGFSPQRHLEVLARHAPKLALDVVLADEAAVPDRESLADAAKRFGAAVELAPVARQDGAPKHDPELLAAAYDRIFRMHGRIGPWR; encoded by the coding sequence GTGACCGGACGCTCCCTGCGCCTGCGCCGCCTGCGCCGTCTCGCCCCCGGCCGGGGTGAGGACGGCGCGGGCCGCACCGGGCGCCGCGCCGCCGCCAAGGTGGTCGCGCCCAAGGTCGTCGCCCTCGGCGGGGGCATGGGCCTGTCGGCCTCCCTGGCCGCGCTGCGCCGGATCACCGGCGAGCTCACGGCCGTGGTCACCGTCGCCGACGACGGCGGCTCCAGCGGCCGGCTCCGCGAGGAGCTCGGCGTGCTGCCGCCCGGGGACCTGCGCAAGGCGCTGGCCGCGCTGTGCGGGGACGACGAGTGGGGCCAGACCTGGGCCCGCGTCATCCAGCACCGGTTCCAGTCGGCGGGGGACCTGCACGAGCACGCGGTCGGCAACCTGCTGATCGTCGCCCTGTGGGAGCAGCTCGGCGACCCCGTGCAGGCGCTCGACCTGGTCGGCAAGCTGCTCGGCGCGCAGGGCAGGGTGCTGCCGATGTCGGCGGTCCCGCTGGAGCTCCAGGCACTGGTCAAGGGCCACGACCCGGCGCGCCCGCAGGACGTGGACACCGTGCGGGGGCAGGCCACGGTGGCCCTGACCCCGGGCGAGGTGCTGTCCGTACAGGTCGTCCCCGGCGATCCGCCGGCCGTGCCGGAGGCGGTCGCGGCCGTGCTCGACGCGGACTGGGTGGTGCTCGGGCCGGGGTCCTGGTTCTCCTCGGTGATCCCGCACCTGCTGGTGCCGGAACTGCTCGACGCGCTGATCACGACGAAGGCCCGCAGGGTGCTGTCGCTGAACCTCGCGCCGCAGCCCGGTGAAACAGAGGGCTTCTCTCCGCAGCGTCATTTGGAGGTTTTGGCCCGACACGCCCCTAAACTCGCCCTGGACGTGGTGTTGGCCGACGAGGCCGCCGTGCCCGACCGCGAGTCCCTGGCCGATGCCGCAAAACGGTTCGGCGCCGCGGTCGAGCTGGCGCCCGTGGCCAGGCAGGACGGGGCTCCGAAGCATGATCCGGAGCTGCTGGCCGCCGCGTACGACCGTATTTTTCGGATGCATGGAAGGATCGGCCCATGGCGATGA